From the genome of Epinephelus lanceolatus isolate andai-2023 chromosome 23, ASM4190304v1, whole genome shotgun sequence, one region includes:
- the nrcama gene encoding neuronal cell adhesion molecule a isoform X6: MRTPLHFLQHLHTVTAGERKQEPGCCRRFEPPPDNRQQLRLNPHCVDPTFHHYADRPDRVVESGQKVFIVTHQTMDRNRKWVPGFGAVLLTLLGHMTSALEVPLDPKVLEGLPQPPTITLQSPKDYIFDPRENIVIHCEAKGKPHPSFSWTRNGTHFDVEKDSKVLMKPGSGTLVIDISGEKAEAYEGTYQCTAHNEHGTAVSNSIVIRQSRSPLWSKERNEAIVVQTGVSLVLQCRPPAGLPPPVIFWMDNNFQRLPLDQRVSQALNGDLYFSNVLPEDTRSDYICYARFPHTQTIQQKQPISVTVLDNSPEGERRPGFMLPLGTTSTKMVLKGETLELECIAEGLPTPEISWQKDGGELPGSRTSFFNFKKTLKVSEVNEADGGDYRCTATNNLGTVHHIIKVTVKAAPFWVSAPRNLILAPNETGILTCRVSGEPKPKISWFVNGVPIENAPEDHSRKVEDDTVILSNVQSGSSAVYQCNASNEFGYLMANAFVNVLAEPPRVLTPPNRVYQVITNNPALLHCASFGSPIPTITWFKDSQTSIKNGDPYVIHENGTLEIHVAQPLNSGKYTCIATNNLGIKENHVYLEVKEPTRILRQPEYKVVQRGMSAVFECKVKHDPSLVPVMTWLKDSGELPDDERFVVDTDLDSLTIKDVRDGDEGTYTCIMNTTLDRDSASAMLTVIEATPTPAIVYEKPDPPTDLELTDQTDRSVQLTWIPGDENNSPTQKFLIQYEDLLHQPGVWVNLTDVAGTSTTAQLSLSPYVYYSFRVLALNDVGYSEPSQPSSQYRTNPAAPDENPSNVKGEGTTPGNLVISWTPLTGFQANGPGLEYKVQWRQKDVDGDWSSKTVANVSQFVVSETPTYIPYEIKVQALNDYGNAPEPDVTVGYSGEDLPLAAPDSVQIMVHNSTLAEVHWEPVAFPSVRGRLQGYKVYYRRERGLDQTEEDTDQQEQVLTFSGNRSEGRLPGLQPYSVYNLTIRVLNSKGEGPPSHSKKFETPEGVPGPPSFLNVMKPSLDSLTLEWGPPASNNGRLAGYTLKYQPVNNTSELGPVKVMNLLANETTVTLGNLNSSMLYKFYLSAKTIKGSGPVITEEAFTVMDTIRTQPTVGPGKAPPVGPAFGTVNTSVSEDGAVISWDYFGHHRNVYVEYIVENSKEDWKKELVNSSHWHMIKGLKPGTSYKVRVVARDPADPTVHSTDEVLIAVPAVPSRQVDIATQGWFIGLMCAIALLILVLLIVCFIKRNKGGKYPVKEKEDAHQDPEIQPMKEDDGTFGEYSDTEDHKPLKGSRTPSNGTVRRDESDDSLVDYGEGGDGQFNEDGSFIGQYSGKKEKDTHEGNESSEAPSPVNAMNSFV, from the exons TGTGGACCCCACCTTCCATCACTACGCTGACCGCCCTGATCGTGTCGTTGAATCTGGACAAAAGGTTTTCATCGTGACACACCAGACCATGGacaggaacaggaagtgggtgccgGGCTTTGGAGCTGTACTATTGACACTTTTGGGTCACATGACGTCAGCGCTGGAAGTGCCTCTTGATC CTAAAGTACTGGAAGGAT TGCCCCAACCCCCCACGATCACGCTACAGTCCCCGAAGGATTACATCTTTGATCCGCGGGAGAACATTGTCATCCACTGTGAGGCGAAGGGGAAGCCTCATCCCAG CTTTTCCTGGACGAGAAATGGGACCCACTTCGACGTAGAGAAAGACTCCAAAGTTCTGATGAAGCCCGGCTCAGGGACTCTGGTTATTGACATCAGCGGGGAAAAGGCCGAGGCCTACGAGGGGACGTACCAGTGTACGGCTCACAACGAGCACGGCACTGCCGTATCCAACAGCATTGTCATCAGGCAGTCCA GGTCCCCCTTGTGGTCGAAAGAGAGAAATGAGGCTATCGTCGTGCAGACGGGGGTCTCCCTGGTGCTGCAGTGCCGACCCCCTGCAGGGCTGCCCCCTCCTGTCATCTTCTGGATGGATAACA ACTTCCAGAGGCTACCACTGGATCAACGAGTGTCCCAAGCTCTGAATGGAGACTTGTACTTTTCCAACGTTCTCCCAGAGGACACCAGGAGCGACTACATCTGCTACGCTCGCTTccctcacacacaaaccatcCAGCAGAAACAACCCATCTCAGTCACCGTGCTGGACA ACAGCCCAGAGGGGGAGCGTCGCCCCGGTTTCATGTTGCCTCTGGGCACCACCAGCACCAAGATGGTTCTGAAAGGGGAGACTCTGGAGCTCGAATGCATCGCCGAGGGCCT GCCCACTCCAGAGATCTCCTGGCAGAAGGATGGAGGAGAGCTGCCAGGCAGCAGGACGTCCTTTTTTAACTTCAAGAAAACACTCAAGGTTTCTGAGGTGAATGAAGCTGATGGTGGGGACTACCGCTGTACAGCCACAAACAACCTGGGCACTGTACACCACATCATCAAGGTCACTGTCAAAG CGGCTCCTTTCTGGGTCAGCGCTCCCAGGAACCTGATCCTCGCCCCCAATGAGACTGGCATCCTGACTTGTCGAGTCAGTGGAGAGCCCAAACCCAAGATTAGCTGGTTTGTCAATGGAGTCCCCATAGAGA ATGCTCCCGAGGACCACAGTCGAAAGGTGGAGGATGACACTGTAATTCTTAGCAATGTCCAATCAGGGTCCAGTGCCGTCTACCAGTGTAATGCATCCAATGAATTTGGCTACCTGATGGCAAACGCTTTTGTCAACGTTCTAG CTGAGCCACCAAGGGTGCTCACTCCACCCAACCGAGTGTACCAGGTCATCACTAACAACCCTGCGTTACTTCACTGCGCCTCCTTTGGCTCACCGATACCAACCATCACATG GTTCAAAGACAGTCAGACCAGCATCAAGAATGGTGACCCTTATGTGATCCATGAGAATGGCACGTTGGAGATCCATGTGGCCCAGCCGCTTAACAGTGGGAAGTACACCTGCATTGCCACTAACAACCTGGGGATCAAGGAGAACCATGTCTACCTGGAGGTTAAAG AGCCGACCCGTATCCTGCGGCAGCCAGAGTACAAGGTGGTGCAGAGAGGAATGAGTGCTGTTTTCGAATGTAAAGTCAAACACGACCCATCCCTTGTTCCGGTCATGACCTGGCTCAAAGACAGCGGAGAGCTGCCTGATGACGAGAG GTTTGTTGTGGACACGGACTTGGACAGTCTGACCATCAAAGACGTGAGAGATGGAGATGAGGGGACCTACACCTGCATCATGAACACCACCCTGGACAGGGACTCAGCCAGTGCCATGCTGACTGTCATAG AGGCTACTCCCACTCCAGCTATTGTCTACG AGAAACCTGACCCTCCGACTGACCTGGAACTGACAGACCAGACAGACAGGAGTGTTCAGCTCACCTGGATCCCTGGAGACGAAAACAACAGTCCCACACAAA AGTTTTTGATTCAATACGAGGATCTGCTCCACCAGCCTGGAGTTTGGGTCAACCTGACGGATGTTGCTGGTACCAGCACCACAGCGCAGTTAAGCCTCTCTCCGTACGTCTACTACTCCTTCCGAGTCCTGGCTCTGAACGACGTTGGCTACAGTGAGCCGAGCCAGCCCTCAAGCCAATATAGGACCAACCCTGCAG ctcCTGATGAAAATCCATCGAACGTTAAGGGGGAAGGAACAACGCCTGGCAATTTAGTCATCTCTTGGACA CCGCTGACAGGATTTCAGGCAAACGGGCCCGGTCTGGAGTACAAAGTGCAGTGGAGACAGAAGGACGTGGATGGGGACTGGTCCTCGAAGACTGTGGCCAATGTCTCCCAATTTGTTGTGTCTGAAACTCCGACCTACATACCCTATGAGATCAAGGTTCAAGCTTTGAACGATTATGGCAATGCGCCAGAGCCTGACGTAACGGTTGGATACTCTGGAGAAGACT TGCCTCTGGCTGCACCTGACAGTGTGCAGATCATGGTTCACAACAGCACACTAGCAGAGGTACACTGGGAGCCTGTTGCTTTCCCCTCAGTCAGAGGAAGACTGCAGGGATACAAg GTTTACTACCGGCGTGAGCGCGGCTTGGACCAGACAGAGGAGGACACGGACCAGCAGGAGCAGGTTTTGACGTTCAGTGGGAATCGTAGTGAGGGACGTCTTCCAGGGCTCCAACCTTACAGCGTCTACAACCTCACCATCAGGGTCCTCAACAGCAAAGGAGAAGGGCCTCCTAGCCACAGCAAGAAATTTGAGACACCTGAAGGAG tCCCAGGGCCTCCTTCTTTCCTGAACGTCATGAAACCTAGTTTGGACTCTCTCACTCTGGAATGGGGTCCACCAGCGAGCAACAATGGACGCCTTGCTGGATACACACTAAAATATCAGCCAG TCAACAACACCAGTGAACTGGGACCGGTCAAGGTCATGAACCTCCTGGCCAATGAGACTACCGTCACCCTGGGCAACCTGAACTCCAGCATGCTCTACAAGTTTTACTTAAGTGCAAAGACAATCAAGGGCTCTGGCCCCGTCATCACAGAGGAGGCCTTCACAGTCATGGACACAA TTCGTACTCAGCCCACTGTAGGGCCGGGCAAAG CGCCACCTGTAGGCCCTGCGTTTGGCACAGTTAACACGTCTGTATCGGAGGACGGTGCAGTGATCAGTTGGGATTACTTTGGACACCATAGGAATGTATATGTGGAGTATATTGTAGAAAACA GTAAAGAGGACTGGAAAAAGGAGTTGGTAAACAGTTCACACTGGCATATGATAAAAGGTTTAAAGCCGGGGACGTCCTATAAGGTCCGTGTGGTAGCTAGAGACCCGGCTGATCCGACGGTCCACAGCACAGACGAAGTGTTGATTGCGGTGCCAG CTGTCCCCAGCCGGCAGGTAGACATCGCCACCCAGGGCTGGTTTATCGGACTGATGTGCGCCATCGCTCTCCTCATCTTGGTCCTCCTCATAGTGTGCTTCATCAAGAGGAACAAGGGGGGCAAATATCCAG tgaaagagaaagaagatgCTCACCAAGACCCAGAGATCCAGCCTATGAAGGAGGATGATGGGACATTTGGAGAGTACAG
- the nrcama gene encoding neuronal cell adhesion molecule a isoform X5 has translation MRTPLHFLQHLHTVTAGERKQEPGCCRRVDPTFHHYADRPDRVVESGQKVFIVTHQTMDRNRKWVPGFGAVLLTLLGHMTSALEVPLDPKVLEGLPQPPTITLQSPKDYIFDPRENIVIHCEAKGKPHPSFSWTRNGTHFDVEKDSKVLMKPGSGTLVIDISGEKAEAYEGTYQCTAHNEHGTAVSNSIVIRQSRSPLWSKERNEAIVVQTGVSLVLQCRPPAGLPPPVIFWMDNNFQRLPLDQRVSQALNGDLYFSNVLPEDTRSDYICYARFPHTQTIQQKQPISVTVLDNSPEGERRPGFMLPLGTTSTKMVLKGETLELECIAEGLPTPEISWQKDGGELPGSRTSFFNFKKTLKVSEVNEADGGDYRCTATNNLGTVHHIIKVTVKAAPFWVSAPRNLILAPNETGILTCRVSGEPKPKISWFVNGVPIENAPEDHSRKVEDDTVILSNVQSGSSAVYQCNASNEFGYLMANAFVNVLAEPPRVLTPPNRVYQVITNNPALLHCASFGSPIPTITWFKDSQTSIKNGDPYVIHENGTLEIHVAQPLNSGKYTCIATNNLGIKENHVYLEVKEPTRILRQPEYKVVQRGMSAVFECKVKHDPSLVPVMTWLKDSGELPDDERFVVDTDLDSLTIKDVRDGDEGTYTCIMNTTLDRDSASAMLTVIEATPTPAIVYEKPDPPTDLELTDQTDRSVQLTWIPGDENNSPTQKFLIQYEDLLHQPGVWVNLTDVAGTSTTAQLSLSPYVYYSFRVLALNDVGYSEPSQPSSQYRTNPAAPDENPSNVKGEGTTPGNLVISWTPLTGFQANGPGLEYKVQWRQKDVDGDWSSKTVANVSQFVVSETPTYIPYEIKVQALNDYGNAPEPDVTVGYSGEDLPLAAPDSVQIMVHNSTLAEVHWEPVAFPSVRGRLQGYKVYYRRERGLDQTEEDTDQQEQVLTFSGNRSEGRLPGLQPYSVYNLTIRVLNSKGEGPPSHSKKFETPEGVPGPPSFLNVMKPSLDSLTLEWGPPASNNGRLAGYTLKYQPVNNTSELGPVKVMNLLANETTVTLGNLNSSMLYKFYLSAKTIKGSGPVITEEAFTVMDTIRTQPTVGPGKGPTEPPHPTSPITQSPHPPIHKAPPVGPAFGTVNTSVSEDGAVISWDYFGHHRNVYVEYIVENSKEDWKKELVNSSHWHMIKGLKPGTSYKVRVVARDPADPTVHSTDEVLIAVPAVPSRQVDIATQGWFIGLMCAIALLILVLLIVCFIKRNKGGKYPVKEKEDAHQDPEIQPMKEDDGTFGEYSDTEDHKPLKGSRTPSNGTVRRDESDDSLVDYGEGGDGQFNEDGSFIGQYSGKKEKDTHEGNESSEAPSPVNAMNSFV, from the exons TGTGGACCCCACCTTCCATCACTACGCTGACCGCCCTGATCGTGTCGTTGAATCTGGACAAAAGGTTTTCATCGTGACACACCAGACCATGGacaggaacaggaagtgggtgccgGGCTTTGGAGCTGTACTATTGACACTTTTGGGTCACATGACGTCAGCGCTGGAAGTGCCTCTTGATC CTAAAGTACTGGAAGGAT TGCCCCAACCCCCCACGATCACGCTACAGTCCCCGAAGGATTACATCTTTGATCCGCGGGAGAACATTGTCATCCACTGTGAGGCGAAGGGGAAGCCTCATCCCAG CTTTTCCTGGACGAGAAATGGGACCCACTTCGACGTAGAGAAAGACTCCAAAGTTCTGATGAAGCCCGGCTCAGGGACTCTGGTTATTGACATCAGCGGGGAAAAGGCCGAGGCCTACGAGGGGACGTACCAGTGTACGGCTCACAACGAGCACGGCACTGCCGTATCCAACAGCATTGTCATCAGGCAGTCCA GGTCCCCCTTGTGGTCGAAAGAGAGAAATGAGGCTATCGTCGTGCAGACGGGGGTCTCCCTGGTGCTGCAGTGCCGACCCCCTGCAGGGCTGCCCCCTCCTGTCATCTTCTGGATGGATAACA ACTTCCAGAGGCTACCACTGGATCAACGAGTGTCCCAAGCTCTGAATGGAGACTTGTACTTTTCCAACGTTCTCCCAGAGGACACCAGGAGCGACTACATCTGCTACGCTCGCTTccctcacacacaaaccatcCAGCAGAAACAACCCATCTCAGTCACCGTGCTGGACA ACAGCCCAGAGGGGGAGCGTCGCCCCGGTTTCATGTTGCCTCTGGGCACCACCAGCACCAAGATGGTTCTGAAAGGGGAGACTCTGGAGCTCGAATGCATCGCCGAGGGCCT GCCCACTCCAGAGATCTCCTGGCAGAAGGATGGAGGAGAGCTGCCAGGCAGCAGGACGTCCTTTTTTAACTTCAAGAAAACACTCAAGGTTTCTGAGGTGAATGAAGCTGATGGTGGGGACTACCGCTGTACAGCCACAAACAACCTGGGCACTGTACACCACATCATCAAGGTCACTGTCAAAG CGGCTCCTTTCTGGGTCAGCGCTCCCAGGAACCTGATCCTCGCCCCCAATGAGACTGGCATCCTGACTTGTCGAGTCAGTGGAGAGCCCAAACCCAAGATTAGCTGGTTTGTCAATGGAGTCCCCATAGAGA ATGCTCCCGAGGACCACAGTCGAAAGGTGGAGGATGACACTGTAATTCTTAGCAATGTCCAATCAGGGTCCAGTGCCGTCTACCAGTGTAATGCATCCAATGAATTTGGCTACCTGATGGCAAACGCTTTTGTCAACGTTCTAG CTGAGCCACCAAGGGTGCTCACTCCACCCAACCGAGTGTACCAGGTCATCACTAACAACCCTGCGTTACTTCACTGCGCCTCCTTTGGCTCACCGATACCAACCATCACATG GTTCAAAGACAGTCAGACCAGCATCAAGAATGGTGACCCTTATGTGATCCATGAGAATGGCACGTTGGAGATCCATGTGGCCCAGCCGCTTAACAGTGGGAAGTACACCTGCATTGCCACTAACAACCTGGGGATCAAGGAGAACCATGTCTACCTGGAGGTTAAAG AGCCGACCCGTATCCTGCGGCAGCCAGAGTACAAGGTGGTGCAGAGAGGAATGAGTGCTGTTTTCGAATGTAAAGTCAAACACGACCCATCCCTTGTTCCGGTCATGACCTGGCTCAAAGACAGCGGAGAGCTGCCTGATGACGAGAG GTTTGTTGTGGACACGGACTTGGACAGTCTGACCATCAAAGACGTGAGAGATGGAGATGAGGGGACCTACACCTGCATCATGAACACCACCCTGGACAGGGACTCAGCCAGTGCCATGCTGACTGTCATAG AGGCTACTCCCACTCCAGCTATTGTCTACG AGAAACCTGACCCTCCGACTGACCTGGAACTGACAGACCAGACAGACAGGAGTGTTCAGCTCACCTGGATCCCTGGAGACGAAAACAACAGTCCCACACAAA AGTTTTTGATTCAATACGAGGATCTGCTCCACCAGCCTGGAGTTTGGGTCAACCTGACGGATGTTGCTGGTACCAGCACCACAGCGCAGTTAAGCCTCTCTCCGTACGTCTACTACTCCTTCCGAGTCCTGGCTCTGAACGACGTTGGCTACAGTGAGCCGAGCCAGCCCTCAAGCCAATATAGGACCAACCCTGCAG ctcCTGATGAAAATCCATCGAACGTTAAGGGGGAAGGAACAACGCCTGGCAATTTAGTCATCTCTTGGACA CCGCTGACAGGATTTCAGGCAAACGGGCCCGGTCTGGAGTACAAAGTGCAGTGGAGACAGAAGGACGTGGATGGGGACTGGTCCTCGAAGACTGTGGCCAATGTCTCCCAATTTGTTGTGTCTGAAACTCCGACCTACATACCCTATGAGATCAAGGTTCAAGCTTTGAACGATTATGGCAATGCGCCAGAGCCTGACGTAACGGTTGGATACTCTGGAGAAGACT TGCCTCTGGCTGCACCTGACAGTGTGCAGATCATGGTTCACAACAGCACACTAGCAGAGGTACACTGGGAGCCTGTTGCTTTCCCCTCAGTCAGAGGAAGACTGCAGGGATACAAg GTTTACTACCGGCGTGAGCGCGGCTTGGACCAGACAGAGGAGGACACGGACCAGCAGGAGCAGGTTTTGACGTTCAGTGGGAATCGTAGTGAGGGACGTCTTCCAGGGCTCCAACCTTACAGCGTCTACAACCTCACCATCAGGGTCCTCAACAGCAAAGGAGAAGGGCCTCCTAGCCACAGCAAGAAATTTGAGACACCTGAAGGAG tCCCAGGGCCTCCTTCTTTCCTGAACGTCATGAAACCTAGTTTGGACTCTCTCACTCTGGAATGGGGTCCACCAGCGAGCAACAATGGACGCCTTGCTGGATACACACTAAAATATCAGCCAG TCAACAACACCAGTGAACTGGGACCGGTCAAGGTCATGAACCTCCTGGCCAATGAGACTACCGTCACCCTGGGCAACCTGAACTCCAGCATGCTCTACAAGTTTTACTTAAGTGCAAAGACAATCAAGGGCTCTGGCCCCGTCATCACAGAGGAGGCCTTCACAGTCATGGACACAA TTCGTACTCAGCCCACTGTAGGGCCGGGCAAAG GCCCTACAGAACCCCCCCACCCAACCTCCCCCATCACTCAGTCTCCGCATCCCCCGATTCACAAGG CGCCACCTGTAGGCCCTGCGTTTGGCACAGTTAACACGTCTGTATCGGAGGACGGTGCAGTGATCAGTTGGGATTACTTTGGACACCATAGGAATGTATATGTGGAGTATATTGTAGAAAACA GTAAAGAGGACTGGAAAAAGGAGTTGGTAAACAGTTCACACTGGCATATGATAAAAGGTTTAAAGCCGGGGACGTCCTATAAGGTCCGTGTGGTAGCTAGAGACCCGGCTGATCCGACGGTCCACAGCACAGACGAAGTGTTGATTGCGGTGCCAG CTGTCCCCAGCCGGCAGGTAGACATCGCCACCCAGGGCTGGTTTATCGGACTGATGTGCGCCATCGCTCTCCTCATCTTGGTCCTCCTCATAGTGTGCTTCATCAAGAGGAACAAGGGGGGCAAATATCCAG tgaaagagaaagaagatgCTCACCAAGACCCAGAGATCCAGCCTATGAAGGAGGATGATGGGACATTTGGAGAGTACAG
- the nrcama gene encoding neuronal cell adhesion molecule a isoform X7 produces MRTPLHFLQHLHTVTAGERKQEPGCCRRFEPPPDNRQQLRLNPHCVDPTFHHYADRPDRVVESGQKVFIVTHQTMDRNRKWVPGFGAVLLTLLGHMTSALEVPLDPKVLEGLPQPPTITLQSPKDYIFDPRENIVIHCEAKGKPHPSFSWTRNGTHFDVEKDSKVLMKPGSGTLVIDISGEKAEAYEGTYQCTAHNEHGTAVSNSIVIRQSRSPLWSKERNEAIVVQTGVSLVLQCRPPAGLPPPVIFWMDNNFQRLPLDQRVSQALNGDLYFSNVLPEDTRSDYICYARFPHTQTIQQKQPISVTVLDNSPEGERRPGFMLPLGTTSTKMVLKGETLELECIAEGLPTPEISWQKDGGELPGSRTSFFNFKKTLKVSEVNEADGGDYRCTATNNLGTVHHIIKVTVKAAPFWVSAPRNLILAPNETGILTCRVSGEPKPKISWFVNGVPIENAPEDHSRKVEDDTVILSNVQSGSSAVYQCNASNEFGYLMANAFVNVLAEPPRVLTPPNRVYQVITNNPALLHCASFGSPIPTITWFKDSQTSIKNGDPYVIHENGTLEIHVAQPLNSGKYTCIATNNLGIKENHVYLEVKEPTRILRQPEYKVVQRGMSAVFECKVKHDPSLVPVMTWLKDSGELPDDERFVVDTDLDSLTIKDVRDGDEGTYTCIMNTTLDRDSASAMLTVIEATPTPAIVYEKPDPPTDLELTDQTDRSVQLTWIPGDENNSPTQKFLIQYEDLLHQPGVWVNLTDVAGTSTTAQLSLSPYVYYSFRVLALNDVGYSEPSQPSSQYRTNPAAPDENPSNVKGEGTTPGNLVISWTPLTGFQANGPGLEYKVQWRQKDVDGDWSSKTVANVSQFVVSETPTYIPYEIKVQALNDYGNAPEPDVTVGYSGEDLPLAAPDSVQIMVHNSTLAEVHWEPVAFPSVRGRLQGYKVYYRRERGLDQTEEDTDQQEQVLTFSGNRSEGRLPGLQPYSVYNLTIRVLNSKGEGPPSHSKKFETPEGVPGPPSFLNVMKPSLDSLTLEWGPPASNNGRLAGYTLKYQPVNNTSELGPVKVMNLLANETTVTLGNLNSSMLYKFYLSAKTIKGSGPVITEEAFTVMDTTVPSRQVDIATQGWFIGLMCAIALLILVLLIVCFIKRNKGGKYPVKEKEDAHQDPEIQPMKEDDGTFGEYSDTEDHKPLKGSRTPSNGTVRRDESDDSLVDYGEGGDGQFNEDGSFIGQYSGKKEKDTHEGNESSEAPSPVNAMNSFV; encoded by the exons TGTGGACCCCACCTTCCATCACTACGCTGACCGCCCTGATCGTGTCGTTGAATCTGGACAAAAGGTTTTCATCGTGACACACCAGACCATGGacaggaacaggaagtgggtgccgGGCTTTGGAGCTGTACTATTGACACTTTTGGGTCACATGACGTCAGCGCTGGAAGTGCCTCTTGATC CTAAAGTACTGGAAGGAT TGCCCCAACCCCCCACGATCACGCTACAGTCCCCGAAGGATTACATCTTTGATCCGCGGGAGAACATTGTCATCCACTGTGAGGCGAAGGGGAAGCCTCATCCCAG CTTTTCCTGGACGAGAAATGGGACCCACTTCGACGTAGAGAAAGACTCCAAAGTTCTGATGAAGCCCGGCTCAGGGACTCTGGTTATTGACATCAGCGGGGAAAAGGCCGAGGCCTACGAGGGGACGTACCAGTGTACGGCTCACAACGAGCACGGCACTGCCGTATCCAACAGCATTGTCATCAGGCAGTCCA GGTCCCCCTTGTGGTCGAAAGAGAGAAATGAGGCTATCGTCGTGCAGACGGGGGTCTCCCTGGTGCTGCAGTGCCGACCCCCTGCAGGGCTGCCCCCTCCTGTCATCTTCTGGATGGATAACA ACTTCCAGAGGCTACCACTGGATCAACGAGTGTCCCAAGCTCTGAATGGAGACTTGTACTTTTCCAACGTTCTCCCAGAGGACACCAGGAGCGACTACATCTGCTACGCTCGCTTccctcacacacaaaccatcCAGCAGAAACAACCCATCTCAGTCACCGTGCTGGACA ACAGCCCAGAGGGGGAGCGTCGCCCCGGTTTCATGTTGCCTCTGGGCACCACCAGCACCAAGATGGTTCTGAAAGGGGAGACTCTGGAGCTCGAATGCATCGCCGAGGGCCT GCCCACTCCAGAGATCTCCTGGCAGAAGGATGGAGGAGAGCTGCCAGGCAGCAGGACGTCCTTTTTTAACTTCAAGAAAACACTCAAGGTTTCTGAGGTGAATGAAGCTGATGGTGGGGACTACCGCTGTACAGCCACAAACAACCTGGGCACTGTACACCACATCATCAAGGTCACTGTCAAAG CGGCTCCTTTCTGGGTCAGCGCTCCCAGGAACCTGATCCTCGCCCCCAATGAGACTGGCATCCTGACTTGTCGAGTCAGTGGAGAGCCCAAACCCAAGATTAGCTGGTTTGTCAATGGAGTCCCCATAGAGA ATGCTCCCGAGGACCACAGTCGAAAGGTGGAGGATGACACTGTAATTCTTAGCAATGTCCAATCAGGGTCCAGTGCCGTCTACCAGTGTAATGCATCCAATGAATTTGGCTACCTGATGGCAAACGCTTTTGTCAACGTTCTAG CTGAGCCACCAAGGGTGCTCACTCCACCCAACCGAGTGTACCAGGTCATCACTAACAACCCTGCGTTACTTCACTGCGCCTCCTTTGGCTCACCGATACCAACCATCACATG GTTCAAAGACAGTCAGACCAGCATCAAGAATGGTGACCCTTATGTGATCCATGAGAATGGCACGTTGGAGATCCATGTGGCCCAGCCGCTTAACAGTGGGAAGTACACCTGCATTGCCACTAACAACCTGGGGATCAAGGAGAACCATGTCTACCTGGAGGTTAAAG AGCCGACCCGTATCCTGCGGCAGCCAGAGTACAAGGTGGTGCAGAGAGGAATGAGTGCTGTTTTCGAATGTAAAGTCAAACACGACCCATCCCTTGTTCCGGTCATGACCTGGCTCAAAGACAGCGGAGAGCTGCCTGATGACGAGAG GTTTGTTGTGGACACGGACTTGGACAGTCTGACCATCAAAGACGTGAGAGATGGAGATGAGGGGACCTACACCTGCATCATGAACACCACCCTGGACAGGGACTCAGCCAGTGCCATGCTGACTGTCATAG AGGCTACTCCCACTCCAGCTATTGTCTACG AGAAACCTGACCCTCCGACTGACCTGGAACTGACAGACCAGACAGACAGGAGTGTTCAGCTCACCTGGATCCCTGGAGACGAAAACAACAGTCCCACACAAA AGTTTTTGATTCAATACGAGGATCTGCTCCACCAGCCTGGAGTTTGGGTCAACCTGACGGATGTTGCTGGTACCAGCACCACAGCGCAGTTAAGCCTCTCTCCGTACGTCTACTACTCCTTCCGAGTCCTGGCTCTGAACGACGTTGGCTACAGTGAGCCGAGCCAGCCCTCAAGCCAATATAGGACCAACCCTGCAG ctcCTGATGAAAATCCATCGAACGTTAAGGGGGAAGGAACAACGCCTGGCAATTTAGTCATCTCTTGGACA CCGCTGACAGGATTTCAGGCAAACGGGCCCGGTCTGGAGTACAAAGTGCAGTGGAGACAGAAGGACGTGGATGGGGACTGGTCCTCGAAGACTGTGGCCAATGTCTCCCAATTTGTTGTGTCTGAAACTCCGACCTACATACCCTATGAGATCAAGGTTCAAGCTTTGAACGATTATGGCAATGCGCCAGAGCCTGACGTAACGGTTGGATACTCTGGAGAAGACT TGCCTCTGGCTGCACCTGACAGTGTGCAGATCATGGTTCACAACAGCACACTAGCAGAGGTACACTGGGAGCCTGTTGCTTTCCCCTCAGTCAGAGGAAGACTGCAGGGATACAAg GTTTACTACCGGCGTGAGCGCGGCTTGGACCAGACAGAGGAGGACACGGACCAGCAGGAGCAGGTTTTGACGTTCAGTGGGAATCGTAGTGAGGGACGTCTTCCAGGGCTCCAACCTTACAGCGTCTACAACCTCACCATCAGGGTCCTCAACAGCAAAGGAGAAGGGCCTCCTAGCCACAGCAAGAAATTTGAGACACCTGAAGGAG tCCCAGGGCCTCCTTCTTTCCTGAACGTCATGAAACCTAGTTTGGACTCTCTCACTCTGGAATGGGGTCCACCAGCGAGCAACAATGGACGCCTTGCTGGATACACACTAAAATATCAGCCAG TCAACAACACCAGTGAACTGGGACCGGTCAAGGTCATGAACCTCCTGGCCAATGAGACTACCGTCACCCTGGGCAACCTGAACTCCAGCATGCTCTACAAGTTTTACTTAAGTGCAAAGACAATCAAGGGCTCTGGCCCCGTCATCACAGAGGAGGCCTTCACAGTCATGGACACAA CTGTCCCCAGCCGGCAGGTAGACATCGCCACCCAGGGCTGGTTTATCGGACTGATGTGCGCCATCGCTCTCCTCATCTTGGTCCTCCTCATAGTGTGCTTCATCAAGAGGAACAAGGGGGGCAAATATCCAG tgaaagagaaagaagatgCTCACCAAGACCCAGAGATCCAGCCTATGAAGGAGGATGATGGGACATTTGGAGAGTACAG